In Caulobacter sp. X, the sequence GGACCGGATGCGGCCTTCAGCCTGGAGCCGGCCGAGTTCAAGGCCCTGGTCGAGGACACCAAGAACGCCTGGGCCGCCCTCGGCGTCGCCCACTACGACGTGCTGGGCGCCGAGCGCGCCAACCTGCAGTTCCGCCGCTCGCTCTATGTCACCGCCGACGTCAAGGCGGGCGAGATCCTGAGCCGCGCCAACATCCGCTCCGTCCGTCCGGGTTCTGGCCTGCCGCCGGGCGATCTCGACAAGGTGCTGGGTCGGCCGGCGACCCGAGACATCACGCGCGGCGAGCCGCTGGACTGGTCGATGGTGGGTTAGGCGGCGAAAGGCTCGATGCTGGCGATGTCCGGCGCGACGCCCCGCTTGGCCATTTCCAGGTCGTAGCGGTTTTGCAGGTTGAGCCAGAACTGCGCGCTGGCGCCGAACAGTCGCTCCAGGCGCAGCGCCGTGTCGATCGTCACCGGGGTCTGGCCGCGGACCAGCTTCTCGATCCGAGGGCGGGCGATGTGCAGCCGCGCGGCGACGCGGCCGGGCGTCAGGCCGTGGGGCTTCAGGAACTCTTCCAG encodes:
- a CDS encoding HigA family addiction module antitoxin, which produces MAPSIASDNDPLAPVHPGEILLEEFLKPHGLTPGRVAARLHIARPRIEKLVRGQTPVTIDTALRLERLFGASAQFWLNLQNRYDLEMAKRGVAPDIASIEPFAA